One genomic window of Procambarus clarkii isolate CNS0578487 unplaced genomic scaffold, FALCON_Pclarkii_2.0 HiC_scaffold_753, whole genome shotgun sequence includes the following:
- the LOC138361787 gene encoding octapeptide-repeat protein T2-like yields the protein MRNRASRKDEEQSKEEGGAVQGGRRRGRARRKEEGQGKEEREEAGHEGSGRSRITNKEKEQGKEEEEEGKEEEEGKDEGRCRKMSRRRRRRRTEGGGGRRRGGRKE from the coding sequence atgaggaacAGGGCAAGCAGGAAGGATGAGGaacagagcaaggaggaaggaggagcagtgcaaggaggaaggaggaggggcagggcaaggaggaaggaggaaggccagggcaaggaggaaagagAAGAAGCAGGGCATGAAGGAAGTGGGAGGAGCAGGATAACGAACAAGGaaaaggagcagggcaaggaggaggaggaggagggcaaggaggaggaggagggcaaggatgaaggaaGGTGTAGGAAaatgagcaggaggaggaggaggaggagaacggaaggaggaggaggacgacgacgaggaggaaggaaggagtag